From Candoia aspera isolate rCanAsp1 chromosome 4, rCanAsp1.hap2, whole genome shotgun sequence, a single genomic window includes:
- the LOC134496367 gene encoding olfactory receptor 11A1-like: MLAGEQGNETGITKFILLGLGNHTELWPFLFLVFLVIYLVTITGNILIIVLVAVDQHLHTPMYFFLRNLSCLEICYTSTILPKMLSNLLTGDRTITVSGCLCQYYFFGSCVGVETFLLAAMSYDRYLAICRPLFYASVMNRRLCFQLTAGAWLNGVMANSIVIFLIAQFSFCGPNVIDHYFCDLSPLEKLSCSDPRLLKIIVFLLAFISTLAPFFMTVSSYVCIIASIIRIQSSLGRQKAFSTCSSHLMVVCLFYGTIIIVYMLPDTPTLRQLNKIFSIFYTVLTPLANPLIYTLRNKEVHKALRRVLGKLTHFFGRGCLQTFLVLQ; this comes from the coding sequence ATGTTGGCTGGAGAGCAAGGAAACGAGACAGGCATCACCAAATTCATCCTCTTGGGTTTGGGGAATCACACAGAATTgtggccttttcttttcttagtctTCCTGGTGATTTATCTTGTGACAATAACTGGAAACATTCTCATCATTGTGCTAGTTGCAGTGGACCAACACCTTCAtacccccatgtacttcttcctaaGAAACTTGTCCTGTCTTGAGATCTGCTATACCTCAACTATCTTGCCAAAAATGTTGAGCAATCTGTTAACTGGAGACAGAACGATTACTGTGAGTGGGTGCCTCTGCCAATATTATTTCTTTGGCTCTTGTGTGGGCGTAGAAACATTTCTTCTTGCAGCAATGTCTTATGACCGTTACTTAGCAATATGTAGACCTTTGTTCTATGCTTCTGTTATGAACAGGAGACTTTGTTTCCAGCTTACGGCTGGGGCATGGCTAAATGGTGTGATGGCTAATAGCATTGTTATATTTCTCATAGCTCAGTTTTCCTTTTGTGGACCAAATGTGATAGACCATTACTTTTGTGACTTAAGTCCACTTGAAAAATTGTCTTGCAGTGATCCCAGATTGCTTAAAATCATTGTTTTCCTCTTGGCCTTCATTTCTACCCTTGCTCCATTTTTTATGACTGTTAGTTCTTACGTTTGCATCATTGCCAGCATCATAAGAATCCAATCTTCCCTTGGAAGGCAAAAAGCTTTTTCAACCTGTTCCTCTCACCTCATGGTGGTATGTCTTTTTTATGGAACAATTATAATTGTCTATATGTTACCAGACACCCCCACTCTGAGACAGCTTAATAAAATCTTCTCCATCTTTTATACAGTCCTGACTCCTCTGGCCAATCCCCTCATCTACACTTTAAGAAATAAAGAAGTTCACAAAGCCTTAAGGCGGGTTTTGGGCAAATTGACACATTTTTTTGGAAGGGGTTGTTTGCAGACATTCCTTGTCCTTCAGTAG